The following proteins are co-located in the Haloarcula marismortui ATCC 43049 genome:
- a CDS encoding ABC transporter ATP-binding protein, giving the protein MTVIDAQGLVKRYRTGGQTLYALAGIDFTLEAGEFVSIMGPSGSGKTTLLNILGLLDTPTEGTVLLEGQDVTGLGDSKRTALRKQTIGFVFQHFYLLPTLTAVENVEVPLLLDSDPKVKKRARTLLERLGLGDRLGHKPDELSGGQKQRVAIARSLINSPKVVLADEPTGNLDSETGRQILDEFQRIADEDDVAIVAVTHDDLVNEYVDRTVHLVDGTIGRERKNGG; this is encoded by the coding sequence ATGACGGTTATCGACGCACAGGGACTGGTCAAGCGCTACCGGACCGGCGGCCAGACCCTCTACGCACTCGCGGGTATCGACTTCACCCTCGAAGCCGGCGAGTTCGTCTCGATTATGGGCCCCAGCGGCAGTGGCAAGACGACCCTGCTTAACATCCTTGGACTGCTAGATACGCCGACAGAGGGGACCGTCCTGCTTGAGGGGCAGGACGTGACCGGCCTCGGCGACAGCAAGCGGACCGCGCTCCGCAAGCAAACGATAGGGTTCGTGTTCCAGCACTTCTATCTCCTGCCGACGTTGACTGCTGTCGAGAACGTCGAAGTACCACTGCTGTTGGACAGTGACCCGAAAGTCAAAAAACGGGCCAGAACGCTCTTAGAGCGGCTTGGGCTCGGTGACCGACTGGGCCACAAGCCCGACGAACTCTCCGGCGGCCAGAAGCAACGCGTCGCCATCGCCCGCTCGCTCATCAACAGCCCGAAGGTCGTTCTCGCCGACGAACCGACGGGTAACCTCGACAGCGAAACCGGGCGGCAGATACTCGACGAGTTCCAACGCATCGCCGACGAGGACGACGTGGCAATCGTCGCAGTCACCCACGACGACCTGGTCAACGAATACGTCGACCGGACCGTCCATCTGGTCGACGGCACCATCGGGAGGGAACGAAAAAATGGCGGGTAG
- a CDS encoding ABC transporter permease produces the protein MAGRFFPAALMARRNLTRTKMRSLLASLGIVIGVVAIASLGMFGVALQYSFTQNLGNVGNQLTVYPNSGENITELTERDIRSIRREASPTATVSPVKTRVEPVSYNREDAVRETIYGVENPAELYEAKEGRVSPFRSGALVGSNVAEEHDLHPGSQITVNGTSVRIRAVLEEGDPFSSTNPDNRIIMPATSFSQRGYSEVYVIESTGTRANETAMGIRDALNDREERVFVQELGSLVDTIEEQFQIINTVLAGIASISLLVAGISILNVMLMSTVERREEIGVLRAVGYQKRDVLKVMLMEATLLGFLGGVAGVILSLGAGLAINHYAVGDAMAVFRLPNAWYVGAAFSFGVLTSIVSGLYPAWKAASEEPVDALRG, from the coding sequence ATGGCGGGTAGGTTCTTCCCGGCCGCGCTGATGGCGCGGCGCAACCTCACGCGAACGAAGATGCGGTCGTTGCTGGCGTCGCTGGGTATCGTCATCGGCGTCGTTGCCATCGCTTCGCTGGGGATGTTCGGCGTCGCGCTCCAGTACTCGTTTACCCAGAACCTCGGCAACGTCGGAAACCAGCTCACGGTGTATCCGAACTCCGGCGAAAACATCACTGAACTCACCGAACGAGATATACGCTCGATCCGCCGGGAGGCGAGCCCAACAGCAACTGTCTCACCGGTGAAGACCCGCGTGGAGCCGGTGTCGTACAACCGCGAGGACGCAGTCAGGGAAACAATATACGGCGTTGAGAACCCGGCGGAGTTGTACGAGGCCAAGGAGGGGCGGGTATCGCCGTTCCGGTCCGGTGCGCTTGTCGGGTCGAACGTCGCGGAGGAGCACGACCTGCATCCCGGGAGCCAGATCACCGTCAACGGGACCAGTGTCCGTATCCGGGCCGTGCTCGAAGAAGGTGATCCGTTCTCCTCGACGAACCCCGACAACCGAATCATCATGCCGGCGACGTCGTTCAGCCAGCGTGGCTACTCGGAAGTGTACGTTATTGAGTCGACCGGGACACGGGCCAACGAGACGGCAATGGGGATCCGCGACGCGCTCAACGACCGTGAGGAGCGGGTCTTCGTGCAGGAACTGGGCTCGCTCGTCGACACCATCGAAGAGCAGTTCCAGATCATCAACACCGTCCTCGCCGGCATCGCATCGATTTCGCTGCTCGTGGCCGGCATCTCGATTCTCAACGTCATGCTGATGTCCACTGTCGAACGCCGGGAGGAAATCGGCGTCCTCAGAGCTGTCGGCTATCAGAAGCGGGATGTCCTCAAAGTGATGCTGATGGAAGCGACGCTGCTTGGGTTCCTCGGTGGCGTCGCTGGTGTCATTCTGAGCCTCGGTGCCGGGCTGGCGATAAACCACTACGCCGTCGGTGACGCGATGGCCGTCTTCAGGCTACCGAACGCCTGGTACGTCGGTGCGGCGTTCTCCTTCGGGGTGCTGACGAGTATCGTCAGCGGGCTGTATCCGGCCTGGAAAGCAGCGAGCGAAGAACCAGTCGACGCGCTACGCGGTTAA
- a CDS encoding HTH domain-containing protein encodes MTGDTHLRAELYLRGDTYGTFDAQQQVLNRVKRLEANGVFSESMVAGEWQRIRTMAEDKRSEAIQTYEEFTDWAGQNGHSLEPAFERRNRSYVGMDRVDDVVVFPVVSLAIYYGDDLEGVFPCSDNQRTYTVGDALEAFERGDEDWLAQFDSLSVDRTDPLLEPGVDATI; translated from the coding sequence ATGACAGGGGACACACATCTTCGGGCAGAACTGTATCTTCGTGGAGATACGTACGGCACGTTCGACGCACAACAGCAGGTGCTCAATCGGGTGAAGCGACTGGAGGCCAACGGCGTGTTCAGCGAGTCGATGGTCGCCGGTGAGTGGCAGCGGATCAGGACGATGGCGGAGGACAAGCGGTCGGAAGCCATCCAGACATACGAGGAGTTCACAGACTGGGCAGGCCAGAACGGCCACTCGCTCGAACCGGCGTTCGAGCGGCGGAACCGGAGCTACGTCGGGATGGACCGCGTCGACGACGTGGTCGTGTTCCCAGTCGTCTCGCTGGCAATTTATTACGGCGACGACCTGGAGGGCGTATTCCCGTGCTCGGACAACCAACGGACCTACACTGTCGGCGACGCGCTAGAGGCTTTCGAGCGCGGCGACGAAGACTGGCTCGCACAGTTCGACTCGCTGTCGGTTGACCGGACCGACCCGCTGCTGGAACCGGGCGTCGACGCGACGATTTAA
- a CDS encoding methionine synthase, producing MTGPRDQFKPADHPNDHFLLTTVVGSYPKPKWHDRARELFEDEDADFGEDEWEESKDDASRLITHEHERAGLDVICDGEMRRNEMVEYFAHRIDGYEFNGRVKVWGHNYFDKPSVADEVEYGEQWLVEEFEFTDEVAERPVKVPITGPYTLANWSFNEVYDSEEQLAYELADLVNEEIEALVEAGARYIQIDEPALATTPDDHAIVGECLERIVDEIPDDVRLGLHVCYGDYSRIYPEILDYPVHEYDLELANGDYDQLDVFKEHEFTKDFAMGVLDAHTAEVESVAEIKENIKKGLEVVPPERLTVSPDCGVKLLPREVARGKMENMVQAAREIEEELDAGEIDVVASGAEAHADD from the coding sequence ATGACAGGACCACGAGACCAGTTCAAACCGGCGGACCACCCGAACGACCACTTCCTGCTGACGACCGTCGTCGGCTCCTACCCCAAGCCCAAGTGGCACGACCGTGCCCGCGAGCTGTTCGAGGATGAGGACGCCGACTTCGGCGAGGACGAGTGGGAGGAATCGAAAGACGACGCCTCGCGGCTCATCACCCACGAGCACGAACGTGCAGGCCTCGATGTCATCTGTGACGGCGAGATGCGCCGCAACGAGATGGTGGAGTACTTCGCCCACCGCATCGACGGCTACGAGTTCAACGGCCGTGTGAAGGTGTGGGGCCACAACTACTTCGACAAGCCGAGCGTCGCCGACGAGGTCGAGTACGGCGAGCAGTGGCTCGTCGAGGAGTTCGAGTTTACTGACGAGGTCGCCGAACGGCCCGTCAAGGTTCCGATTACAGGGCCGTACACGCTCGCCAACTGGTCGTTCAACGAAGTGTACGACAGCGAGGAGCAGTTGGCCTACGAACTGGCCGACCTCGTCAACGAGGAGATCGAGGCGCTGGTCGAGGCTGGCGCTCGATACATCCAGATCGACGAGCCGGCACTGGCCACGACGCCGGACGACCACGCCATCGTCGGCGAGTGTCTGGAACGCATTGTCGACGAGATCCCTGACGACGTGCGTCTCGGCCTGCACGTCTGTTACGGCGACTACTCGCGCATCTACCCCGAAATTCTGGACTACCCGGTCCACGAGTACGATCTGGAACTCGCAAACGGCGACTACGACCAGCTCGACGTGTTCAAAGAGCACGAGTTCACGAAGGACTTCGCCATGGGCGTGCTGGACGCCCACACCGCAGAGGTCGAGTCCGTTGCGGAAATCAAGGAGAACATCAAGAAGGGGCTGGAAGTCGTGCCCCCGGAGCGACTCACCGTTTCGCCGGACTGTGGCGTGAAGCTCCTGCCCCGTGAGGTCGCCCGCGGGAAGATGGAGAACATGGTGCAGGCCGCCCGGGAAATCGAAGAGGAGCTGGATGCCGGCGAGATTGACGTTGTTGCGAGTGGTGCGGAAGCGCACGCAGACGATTGA
- a CDS encoding methionine synthase vitamin-B12 independent — protein sequence MTQVIATTPGLFPLPDWAKDELADLKGHQKTDLISGDESGEVVAAYDKAREDVITIQQDAGLDRVVEGQLRWDDMLAHPLAVHDSVETKGIVRYYDNNNFYREPVVQGDLSADGGDVAADLGAAAEHVDNGLQAVLPGPYSLADLATDEHYGDDAAFLDAIADFLVEEVNAFPDVETLFLLEPSLVENAPADGEDERAAEAIDAVASAADAEVVAHTYWGAIEEKAYAHLMDADVDAIGFDLVANHDQTVYNVQEYGTKDDVALGVVDGQNTLVESPETIRDRIDWFEQQTNTAYDTVYATANTETFYLPVNKFEDKLEALANAADLEAAEA from the coding sequence ATGACACAGGTAATCGCCACGACCCCTGGGCTCTTTCCGCTCCCGGACTGGGCCAAGGACGAACTGGCAGATCTGAAGGGCCATCAGAAGACCGACCTCATCTCGGGCGACGAATCCGGTGAGGTTGTCGCGGCCTACGACAAGGCCCGCGAGGACGTCATCACCATCCAGCAGGACGCCGGGCTCGACCGCGTGGTCGAGGGCCAACTCCGCTGGGACGACATGCTTGCGCACCCGCTTGCAGTCCACGACAGCGTGGAGACGAAAGGCATCGTCCGCTACTACGACAACAACAATTTCTACCGAGAGCCGGTCGTACAGGGCGACCTGAGTGCTGACGGCGGCGACGTTGCCGCAGACCTCGGCGCGGCCGCCGAGCACGTCGACAACGGCCTTCAGGCCGTACTCCCCGGGCCGTACTCGCTTGCGGACCTCGCGACAGACGAGCACTACGGTGACGACGCCGCGTTCCTCGATGCTATCGCCGACTTCCTCGTCGAGGAAGTGAACGCGTTCCCGGATGTCGAGACGCTGTTCCTGCTTGAGCCGTCGCTGGTCGAGAACGCACCCGCCGACGGCGAGGACGAGCGCGCCGCCGAAGCAATCGACGCCGTCGCCTCGGCCGCTGACGCCGAGGTCGTCGCTCACACTTACTGGGGCGCAATCGAGGAGAAGGCCTACGCGCACCTGATGGACGCCGACGTGGACGCCATCGGCTTCGACCTCGTTGCGAACCACGACCAGACCGTCTACAACGTCCAGGAGTACGGCACCAAGGACGACGTGGCGCTTGGCGTCGTCGACGGCCAGAACACGCTCGTCGAGTCGCCCGAAACGATCCGGGACCGAATCGACTGGTTCGAGCAGCAGACCAACACTGCTTACGACACCGTCTACGCGACGGCGAACACGGAAACGTTCTATCTCCCGGTGAACAAGTTCGAAGATAAGCTCGAAGCGCTCGCAAACGCCGCGGATCTGGAGGCGGCGGAGGCATAA
- a CDS encoding HemK2/MTQ2 family protein methyltransferase, with amino-acid sequence MGEEANDSGDGGDGSGTERPSLADQRGVESVYQPAEDSDLLARTARERVEAGDTVLDVGTGSGYVAATLADAGARAVGVDVSPLACREAAENGVPVVRGDLVEPFRADAFDLVAFNPPYLPTPPEQEWDDWMEHALSGGDDGRRLVDPFLETVERVLAPGGEALMLVSSLTDPAAVRAYASEHGLASEQLASEKHPYEALVVLRFYRD; translated from the coding sequence ATGGGTGAAGAGGCGAACGACAGCGGCGACGGGGGCGACGGTTCCGGCACCGAACGCCCCTCGCTGGCCGACCAGCGGGGCGTCGAGTCGGTGTACCAGCCAGCGGAGGATTCGGACCTGCTGGCCCGGACGGCCCGCGAGCGAGTCGAGGCGGGTGATACCGTCCTCGATGTGGGGACGGGCTCCGGCTATGTCGCCGCGACGCTTGCCGACGCCGGGGCACGGGCGGTGGGCGTCGACGTGAGCCCGCTGGCCTGTCGAGAGGCGGCCGAGAACGGCGTCCCGGTCGTTCGCGGCGACCTCGTCGAGCCGTTCCGGGCGGACGCCTTCGACCTTGTCGCGTTCAATCCACCGTACCTGCCGACGCCGCCCGAACAGGAGTGGGACGACTGGATGGAGCACGCACTGTCGGGTGGCGACGACGGACGGCGACTCGTCGACCCGTTTCTCGAAACTGTCGAGCGCGTGCTGGCTCCGGGCGGCGAAGCACTCATGCTCGTCAGCAGTCTCACGGACCCGGCTGCAGTGCGAGCGTACGCGAGCGAACACGGGCTGGCGAGCGAGCAGCTTGCGAGTGAGAAACACCCATACGAGGCCCTCGTCGTCCTGCGGTTCTATCGAGATTGA
- a CDS encoding 16S ribosomal RNA methyltransferase A has translation MTTTETGTRDPDALVRRAGKRADTRQDQHFLVDDRVLDRIPEYATDADIDLSHVLEIGAGPGALTDRLLATAERVTAVERDPDFAAHLREEFTEEVAADRLTIVEGDALEVDLPDFTASISNLPYGASSEIAFRLLPEQRPLLLMFQQEFAERMAADPATDDYGRLSVTAGHYADVEVVETVPPEAFDPQPRVTSALVRTMPRTPDYTVPSDDFFMDFLKAVFTQRRKTMRNAVRNTAHISGLGDPDAVVEAADEGLMSARAGKLTPADFATLATLAYEVGQPEA, from the coding sequence ATGACTACGACTGAGACAGGGACTCGGGACCCCGACGCGCTTGTCCGGCGGGCCGGCAAACGGGCCGACACCCGGCAGGACCAGCACTTTCTCGTCGACGACCGGGTACTGGACCGAATTCCAGAGTACGCGACCGACGCGGACATAGACCTCTCGCACGTTCTGGAGATCGGCGCAGGCCCGGGTGCGCTGACCGACCGCCTGCTCGCAACGGCCGAGCGGGTGACTGCAGTCGAGCGCGACCCGGACTTCGCGGCCCATCTCCGCGAGGAATTTACCGAGGAAGTCGCGGCGGACCGGCTCACTATCGTCGAGGGTGACGCGCTTGAAGTTGACTTACCCGATTTCACCGCCAGCATCTCGAATTTACCCTACGGCGCATCCTCGGAGATCGCGTTTCGGTTGCTGCCGGAACAGCGCCCGCTTCTGTTGATGTTCCAGCAGGAGTTCGCCGAGCGGATGGCCGCCGACCCGGCGACGGACGACTATGGGCGGCTGTCGGTTACGGCAGGCCACTACGCCGACGTGGAGGTCGTCGAGACGGTGCCGCCGGAAGCGTTCGACCCCCAGCCTCGTGTGACGAGTGCGCTCGTCCGGACGATGCCGCGGACCCCGGATTACACCGTCCCCAGCGACGACTTCTTCATGGACTTCCTGAAGGCAGTGTTCACCCAGCGCCGGAAGACGATGCGCAACGCCGTCCGCAACACGGCCCACATCTCCGGGCTGGGCGACCCTGACGCGGTGGTCGAGGCCGCCGACGAAGGCCTCATGAGCGCCCGTGCCGGGAAGCTCACACCAGCCGACTTCGCCACGCTGGCGACACTCGCGTACGAGGTCGGGCAGCCGGAGGCCTGA
- a CDS encoding DUF655 domain-containing protein: MTESESGGDTMMAAVLDVLPHGRPGDDRPQHQKEPLAYALDIDEFYIYELQLADKDADIAFGDRIDLTEFGRVTEVEFEDIPSGARSELDYAVEEVVEANEQRFVDFYNDAQPITLRLHQLNLLPGIGKKLRNTILDERKRKPFESFEDLEKRVSGLHSPKETLVERILEELQDDDLKYRLFVRREEQSS, translated from the coding sequence ATGACTGAATCGGAGAGCGGCGGCGACACTATGATGGCGGCTGTCCTCGATGTCCTCCCGCACGGGCGGCCTGGAGACGACCGGCCACAGCACCAGAAGGAGCCGCTCGCGTACGCGCTCGACATCGATGAGTTCTACATTTACGAGCTGCAGCTTGCGGACAAGGATGCCGATATCGCGTTCGGTGACCGCATTGATCTGACAGAGTTCGGTCGCGTGACGGAAGTCGAGTTCGAGGATATTCCGAGCGGTGCCCGCTCGGAGCTCGACTACGCCGTCGAGGAGGTTGTCGAGGCGAACGAACAGCGCTTCGTCGACTTCTACAACGACGCCCAGCCGATCACGCTTCGACTCCACCAGTTGAACCTCCTGCCGGGCATCGGGAAGAAACTCCGGAACACGATTCTCGACGAGCGAAAGCGAAAACCCTTCGAGAGCTTCGAAGACCTCGAAAAGCGCGTCAGCGGCCTCCACAGCCCCAAGGAGACGCTTGTCGAGCGGATACTCGAAGAGCTACAGGATGACGACCTGAAGTACCGACTGTTCGTCCGGCGCGAGGAACAGTCCTCGTAA
- a CDS encoding RNA polymerase Rpb4 family protein, whose product MTIFKEKVSEEFLTVAETKEILEDLEMERAADEDREMRYELKRAIEHVNRFALLDPEESLQLVEELEELEKVDTPTAYKIANLRPLDRDELRAVFAQERYTLDGDELDEIINIVKQYA is encoded by the coding sequence ATGACGATATTCAAAGAAAAAGTCAGTGAGGAGTTCCTGACGGTCGCGGAGACCAAGGAGATACTCGAAGACCTCGAGATGGAGCGGGCCGCGGACGAGGACCGCGAGATGCGCTACGAGCTCAAGCGGGCTATCGAGCACGTCAACCGGTTTGCCCTCCTCGACCCTGAGGAGTCGCTGCAGCTGGTCGAAGAGCTCGAAGAGCTCGAGAAGGTCGACACGCCGACGGCCTACAAGATCGCGAACCTCCGGCCGCTGGACCGCGACGAGCTCCGGGCCGTGTTCGCTCAGGAGCGGTACACGCTCGACGGCGACGAACTCGACGAGATAATCAACATCGTCAAGCAGTACGCGTAA
- a CDS encoding 50S ribosomal protein L21e yields the protein MPSSNGPLEGTRGKLKNKPRDRGTSPPQRAVEEFDDGEKVHLKIDPSVPNGRFHPRFDGQTGTVEGKQGDAYKVDIVDGGKEKTIIVTAAHLRRQE from the coding sequence ATGCCTAGTTCAAACGGACCTCTCGAAGGAACACGAGGCAAGCTCAAGAACAAGCCCCGCGACCGCGGCACCTCGCCGCCCCAGCGCGCCGTCGAAGAGTTCGACGACGGCGAGAAAGTCCACCTCAAGATTGACCCGTCCGTGCCGAACGGGCGCTTCCACCCGCGGTTTGACGGCCAGACCGGAACCGTCGAGGGGAAGCAGGGTGACGCGTACAAGGTCGATATCGTTGACGGTGGCAAAGAGAAGACCATCATCGTCACCGCTGCGCACCTGCGCCGGCAAGAATGA
- a CDS encoding elongation factor 1-beta, whose translation MGKVAAKIKVMPESPEVDLDDLQERLEGVLPEGTKINGFEREDVAFGLVALTPTVIVPDDTGGTEAVEEAFANVDDVESVSIESTGRL comes from the coding sequence ATGGGGAAAGTAGCAGCCAAGATCAAGGTCATGCCGGAGAGCCCCGAAGTCGACCTCGACGACCTGCAGGAGCGTCTCGAGGGCGTGCTTCCCGAAGGAACGAAGATCAACGGATTCGAGCGCGAGGACGTCGCCTTCGGCCTCGTCGCGCTGACGCCAACGGTCATCGTCCCTGACGATACTGGTGGCACGGAAGCCGTCGAAGAGGCCTTTGCGAACGTCGATGACGTCGAGTCGGTCTCCATCGAGAGCACCGGTCGCCTGTAG
- a CDS encoding HVO_2753 family zinc finger protein: protein MSESQQKQARKCVSCGINIAGTNAAAFKCPDCGQQIYRCATCRKQSNLYKCPDCGFMGP, encoded by the coding sequence ATGAGCGAGAGCCAACAGAAACAGGCGCGCAAGTGCGTCTCGTGTGGCATCAACATCGCCGGCACGAACGCCGCCGCGTTCAAGTGCCCGGACTGTGGCCAGCAGATCTACCGCTGTGCCACCTGCCGGAAGCAGAGCAACCTCTACAAATGCCCGGATTGCGGCTTCATGGGGCCATAA
- a CDS encoding DUF2391 family protein has product MSTQEDPPAEPDREDDEFATLFDELQELEQLVDSEDERRQVRDAMRAAADSQDHEPATFGRVVWGFGRSDLAEALLGSLLFGIPMAVEGGTVDAGLHIAQHPLYLAATVIIAIGLVISILYVADFQDVRVANRILGVVPRRLVGVTGTALVVSVALLTGWGLVEWSTDPAVVYESACICAVAFVPMAIGAALGDILPGN; this is encoded by the coding sequence ATGAGCACGCAGGAGGACCCCCCGGCCGAACCGGATAGGGAGGACGACGAGTTCGCGACGCTGTTCGACGAACTTCAGGAGCTAGAACAGCTCGTCGACTCCGAAGACGAGCGACGGCAGGTCCGGGATGCAATGCGTGCGGCCGCCGATTCACAGGACCACGAGCCTGCGACCTTTGGTCGGGTCGTCTGGGGCTTCGGGCGGTCCGACCTCGCGGAAGCACTGCTTGGCTCGCTGTTGTTCGGGATTCCGATGGCCGTCGAAGGTGGGACAGTCGATGCTGGGCTTCACATCGCCCAGCACCCGCTGTATCTCGCCGCGACAGTCATCATCGCAATCGGGCTAGTCATCTCAATTCTGTACGTCGCCGACTTTCAGGACGTTCGAGTGGCGAACCGGATACTAGGGGTCGTGCCGCGGCGGCTTGTCGGCGTCACCGGAACGGCACTTGTCGTTTCCGTCGCGCTCCTTACTGGGTGGGGGCTGGTCGAGTGGTCGACCGACCCCGCAGTCGTCTACGAATCGGCCTGTATCTGTGCCGTGGCGTTCGTCCCGATGGCGATCGGCGCTGCGCTCGGGGACATCCTGCCCGGGAACTAG
- a CDS encoding 3-hydroxyacyl-CoA dehydrogenase family protein: MIVAVLGTGQRGRDVAQRCVRAGHEVRLQGTDASDVMDRVDEIRRAFNRDLSAGIDGTTGLESAVSGSDVVIDATNGGTESHREVVAETETMVEDETIIAVSDTSLSVTAVATGLRSPDRAVGLNLVDPPDGAIVEVVIAEQTTAATRDRVTDFVESLDASPVVVRDTPGFAALRLELAAIAEAIRMVEDGVAGIRDIDRTFERGESDRDGPLVRADRHGLETVLTALEDLSKRLDERFAPPALLRQKVADGQRGAVTGEGFYVWEDGTPTTGAEPDPDVPTRDSEPDLR; the protein is encoded by the coding sequence ATGATTGTGGCCGTACTCGGAACCGGACAGCGGGGGCGGGATGTCGCACAGCGATGTGTCCGTGCGGGCCACGAAGTGCGTCTTCAGGGAACGGATGCGTCGGACGTGATGGACCGGGTCGACGAGATCCGGCGCGCATTCAACAGGGACCTCTCGGCCGGTATCGACGGAACCACCGGACTCGAAAGCGCCGTCAGCGGCAGCGATGTCGTCATCGACGCAACCAATGGCGGGACGGAGAGCCATCGAGAGGTGGTCGCCGAAACTGAGACCATGGTCGAGGACGAGACGATCATCGCCGTCAGCGATACGTCACTGTCGGTGACTGCCGTCGCTACTGGCCTGCGGAGCCCGGACCGTGCCGTTGGCCTCAACCTCGTCGACCCGCCAGACGGCGCTATCGTCGAGGTCGTCATCGCCGAGCAGACGACGGCGGCGACCCGCGACCGCGTCACTGACTTCGTCGAAAGTCTGGACGCGTCGCCAGTCGTCGTGCGAGACACACCAGGGTTCGCCGCGCTCCGCCTCGAACTCGCTGCCATCGCCGAAGCGATCCGGATGGTCGAAGATGGCGTCGCCGGGATTCGTGACATCGACCGGACGTTCGAGCGCGGGGAGTCGGACCGTGACGGGCCACTCGTCCGCGCCGACCGCCACGGGCTGGAAACGGTGCTCACAGCGCTCGAAGACCTCTCCAAACGGCTTGATGAACGGTTTGCGCCCCCGGCGCTGCTCCGACAGAAGGTCGCAGACGGGCAACGCGGCGCAGTCACCGGCGAGGGATTCTACGTCTGGGAAGACGGCACACCGACGACCGGTGCCGAGCCGGACCCAGACGTGCCAACGCGAGATAGCGAGCCCGATCTCAGATGA
- a CDS encoding sugar phosphate isomerase/epimerase family protein, with protein sequence MDIGVLTVPLGGQSLDDALAYLSDLGVDAVELGCGGFPGDDHLDRQAYLDNEEKQAELEALLDEHDLRVSALATHNNPLHPDDERAAEADRELREAIRLADQLDVNTVTGFSGLPAGGPDDEVPNWITAPWPTEHADAHEYQWRVADEYWSDLAAHAGAHDVDVAIEMHPNMLVYEPRGLLELRRRTNDRIGANFDPSHLYWQGIDVTEAIRLLGEHDAIHHVHAKDTKVYESNAREKGVLDTAPYTDEADRSWLFRSIGYGHDESHWKDVVSTLRMVGYDGALSIEHEDSLTSAREGLEKAVDVLDRAVFETQPGDAYWAE encoded by the coding sequence ATGGACATTGGTGTACTGACGGTCCCGCTGGGCGGACAGTCACTCGACGACGCGCTGGCGTATCTCAGCGACTTAGGCGTCGACGCGGTCGAACTAGGGTGTGGCGGCTTCCCCGGCGACGACCACCTCGACCGGCAGGCGTATCTCGACAACGAGGAGAAACAGGCCGAACTCGAGGCGCTTTTAGACGAACACGACCTCCGGGTGAGCGCGCTGGCGACACACAACAATCCGCTTCACCCGGACGACGAGCGCGCCGCAGAGGCCGACCGGGAACTCCGGGAAGCGATCCGGTTAGCCGACCAGCTCGACGTGAACACCGTCACGGGGTTTTCGGGGCTGCCCGCGGGCGGACCTGACGATGAGGTCCCGAACTGGATTACCGCCCCGTGGCCGACCGAGCACGCCGACGCCCACGAGTACCAGTGGCGCGTCGCCGACGAATACTGGTCGGACCTCGCGGCCCATGCGGGCGCACACGACGTAGATGTCGCCATCGAGATGCATCCCAACATGCTGGTGTACGAACCCCGCGGGCTGCTGGAGTTGCGCCGCCGGACGAACGACCGCATCGGCGCAAACTTCGACCCGTCGCATCTGTACTGGCAGGGTATCGACGTGACCGAAGCCATCCGCCTGCTCGGTGAGCACGACGCCATCCACCACGTCCACGCCAAGGATACGAAAGTGTACGAGTCAAACGCCCGCGAGAAGGGCGTGCTGGACACCGCGCCGTACACGGACGAGGCGGACCGGTCGTGGCTGTTCCGCTCTATCGGCTATGGCCACGACGAGTCCCACTGGAAAGACGTCGTGTCGACGCTGCGGATGGTCGGCTACGACGGTGCACTTTCTATTGAACACGAGGACTCGCTGACCAGCGCCCGCGAGGGGCTCGAAAAGGCCGTCGACGTGCTCGACCGCGCTGTCTTCGAGACCCAGCCCGGCGACGCCTACTGGGCTGAGTAA